The Chryseolinea soli nucleotide sequence GCATCAACGAGGGCACCAAATACGTCCTGTCGCAGACCTTGGAAAAATCAGATTGGAAAAATAGCGTTTTCCTCAAAAGTGTGGCAGACATCGAAAAGCTTAAGCGTTCAGAGGGTGCCGACATTCAGGTCTGGGGTAGCAGCGAGCTCATTCACCTGTTGCTTCAGCATGACCTGGTGGACGAACTCCGGCTCAAAATTTACCCGTTAATTCTGGGCAAAGGAAAAAAGCTGTTCGATAACGGAGCGATCCCTGCAGCATTTACATTGACCGAAAGCCATGTGACAACAAAAGGGGTTATTATAGCCAATTACAAGCGGGATGGGAAAGTCATGACTGGCGATGTTACCATATAAAAAAAAACAATAGTTTTATTTTGGGGTGGATAAAACCATTCCAAAATAAAACGCTATGCACATCTCTATTTTGTTGATGACAAGCTCTCCAAGCTGAGGGTATTCATAATAACCCATGCCTTAGCTTAGGGCTACATGAGCCCTCTGGCCAGCTGCCTTCACATCATTCAATGACCAGTCCCTGTTTCTTATCAATTTTAACCGCCTTGCGACTGGTATTGATCAGTTTGATGTTTTTCCCCAACACATCGCCCACAAAAGAATTGCCCGTCACTTGAACATTCAAACAGTTTTCAAATGTAAAGGTCGACTGGCGTGTATGAAAAGGGTAGAAACGATGACTCCGGATAAGCGTGTTCCCGAAAAAAACCAATCCGTCAACAGACTTCGCATAAAGCACCGGGAAATCAAAGGGATGGAAGGTGTTATTTTCTATCCGGATGTTCCGATGAAAGGCATGACCCACCTGGGGCTTCGGCACTTCAGGATAAATCGAGATGATTCCTTCACAAAATTGGTACATCGAAGTCATGCAGGGGTCGTTGAACGTATTATGCCGTATCACCACATCGGTGACGGCTCCCGATTCATACCAGTTATTGGCGTCGCCGGCAATGAGAATGGCTGCCCCGCTACTTTCAAAAGTATTGTTTTCGATGATCACCCGGCCGGGCGTTGACATCAAAATTCCCCTGGCGCGATTGCTCCCAAAGAAACTGTTCTTGATGTGGACATCCGGCGTCCAGGTAAGATTCTCCAGCGCATAGCCTTCTGCCACGCTCGTGGGCACAGGTTGCTGGAACGTGATCTCAAATAACTCGGGTGTGATCGTTTTAAACGATTCGACTGTCGCGCTGCCGATCGTCAGCATGGAATTGTTTTCGATGATGCCGACCTTCTCCCCCGCCCTCGCCCAGATGAACCCTACGCTCTGATGGTGCATAAACTTGCACACCAACGTTCGATTCGTTTTCCGCTCCACAATTCTCACCGATGTTCCGTGGACGTTGATCGGATCATCCATCAATCCAAGAAACCGGCAGCTATCCACCACGATCGACCCTTTGCAATTGGAATAATGAAAGCCATCGTCGTGGCCGGCAAAGATCCGGTTCTTGGCAGGGTTGGGAATGGAGTTTACATTTTTGAACATCAGATCTTGTGAATATTGTGAGAGGATTCCAAGGCCGGCGTTATTATACATGTTCAGATGCTCAATAGAAACCCGCTTGCTGTCCACAATAAACATACCCGCATGGTCCCGATCGCTGTGCCGAAGGACAAGATAGTTGCCTTTGGCCGGCTTTCTTTTAAAAGCGTAGTGAAGCCGGACGAGACCATAACGCACCTGCTCTGCTTTATAATCCTCATAGTCCGCCCCCAAGCATCCCGCATCTCCCGTTTGTGGGGCGATCAGTTTCGTCTCTCTTTCAAATTCCATCACGCCAGTCCAGCGGCTCTTCCATCCCTCACCCACGAAGGTGAGCTTCCCCTCTTCAATGATATAAGGAGACTCCAGTACATTGATGGCGATGTCGATGTAATGATCAGTTACATCCATGATCTCCGCCTGAGCCGTCATCGGTATTTCCCAGTCGATGCTCACATTCTTGATGACGATGTCTTCGCTATGATCAACCGTAAAAGGCTGCATCCGATCATGAAAAACAAATTCCGACCCCTGACCGTCAATCACCAGGTGCTTCACATCCTCGATCAGGATGCCACACCGCCGAAGCGCGATGACATCGGTGTTGGATTCATAATATTCTTTTTCAATGGCGTATTGCGGCCAGAAATCGTATCGTCCTTTCGGAAAAATTAAGACCGGCACCTTCTTCTCCCTGCACTGCGCCAGCGCCTTCTGTACGATGCCCACAGCATTTTCACGCGTGCCGGGCATCAACGAAAAGTCACTTATCCGAAGGGTATCCTGTCCCCATACGGAAGCACATACAAAAATTGCCAACGAACTGCTAAACCATTTCAACCCTGTTCCTTTCATTTCTATTTTCATTAGAATCCATTGTGACAATACTGCCGTCTTTTTGACATCGTCGTAGAGAATTTGAAATTAAACGATTTGTTATACAAACCCTATTTTTAAAGCCCTCGTCAAGGGTGTCCGGTTTTCAACGATCCCCCTAGGGGTTACTTGGCCTTGTAAAAACCGATATAACTGCAAAATATTACACTTCCCGCAAAAATCTGTACCCAAGTACTACTTTTAACAATGCGCAAGACCCTGTTTATTTTATCGCTGTGTTATATCTCGTTGTCTGCAGCCCATGCCCAAAAGCAATTTTGGGGCTCCTCCAGTTTCGGCGGCCTTTACGGCAACGGTTTTC carries:
- a CDS encoding dihydrofolate reductase family protein; this encodes MRKITVISMISLDGVLQAPGGPQEDTSGGFKYGGWTASYSDELFGKIMEEELKQTDYLLGRKTFDIWTPYWPQHADFWPGINEGTKYVLSQTLEKSDWKNSVFLKSVADIEKLKRSEGADIQVWGSSELIHLLLQHDLVDELRLKIYPLILGKGKKLFDNGAIPAAFTLTESHVTTKGVIIANYKRDGKVMTGDVTI
- a CDS encoding right-handed parallel beta-helix repeat-containing protein, which produces MKIEMKGTGLKWFSSSLAIFVCASVWGQDTLRISDFSLMPGTRENAVGIVQKALAQCREKKVPVLIFPKGRYDFWPQYAIEKEYYESNTDVIALRRCGILIEDVKHLVIDGQGSEFVFHDRMQPFTVDHSEDIVIKNVSIDWEIPMTAQAEIMDVTDHYIDIAINVLESPYIIEEGKLTFVGEGWKSRWTGVMEFERETKLIAPQTGDAGCLGADYEDYKAEQVRYGLVRLHYAFKRKPAKGNYLVLRHSDRDHAGMFIVDSKRVSIEHLNMYNNAGLGILSQYSQDLMFKNVNSIPNPAKNRIFAGHDDGFHYSNCKGSIVVDSCRFLGLMDDPINVHGTSVRIVERKTNRTLVCKFMHHQSVGFIWARAGEKVGIIENNSMLTIGSATVESFKTITPELFEITFQQPVPTSVAEGYALENLTWTPDVHIKNSFFGSNRARGILMSTPGRVIIENNTFESSGAAILIAGDANNWYESGAVTDVVIRHNTFNDPCMTSMYQFCEGIISIYPEVPKPQVGHAFHRNIRIENNTFHPFDFPVLYAKSVDGLVFFGNTLIRSHRFYPFHTRQSTFTFENCLNVQVTGNSFVGDVLGKNIKLINTSRKAVKIDKKQGLVIE